A stretch of DNA from Cryptococcus neoformans var. grubii H99 chromosome 14, complete sequence:
GGCGGATGGAGGCAAGAACGCACTATAACGAGCCAGACTGTATTCCAAAATCTTGTCCTCAAAGTCAGCTCAGTTTCAGCATACCTTGTTACGATCCTTTTTATGATTCTTAATAATCCATTGCAAGACCAAGCAAAGCTGGGGACAAACATGATGTTTGATGGGACTCACACATTATATCTCGCTGCTCTGTCATTAATTCGCCCATCGTTCCAAGTCGTCAAATACCGAACCGGCCCTCTGACTGACTGCTCTAGTCTTGCGCACAATTGATCCGCCGCTGGCAAATAGGAGAAGACGCCTATGATGAGCTTCTTTTATCATGAAAAGGTAAATAATGAAGACCGATTGAACTTACATGTGGAAAGAGCGCGGAGGGAGCTTGAACAGGGGATACAAatagagaagagaaatatGATAGTCTGTGCGCAAGCGTCGAGAGCGAAAAGGAAGTAAGGAGcagatgagaaggatgcttgctttttcctctttttctttccctctgCAACGCTCTCCATTTGCAACGAACGAAAAAGCTGTTGAACATGCCTTGTCTTGTTAATCTATTCTTGCATTAGGTCTCCTTTCCCTTAGACCGTACGATGGAGGATCTTGATTTGACCTACAAGGTCGACGACAGCAGATAGTTGGTCATCCTCAATAGTTAACTGATACCTGGGATCATGCCTATCTTGTACAGTTAGGTGCAGATCGGGAGACGAGGGAATTAGGTACTGCAGGCGAGAGGAATCCGGTGGTTTATACAACACAAGAATGATGGGATTTCTATGGTCGTCAGTATCAAGCTGGTGATTCCCCTTCTCAAAGCATACATACGAGCATGAGAGCGGTATGCGCTCCTTATTGACCCAAAAAGTATACTGCTTGCCATTGGCATCAGTGTTCTTGGTCGCATCCAATCCTGCCCGGCCGATGCTTTCCAGCCCCACCAgatattcttcttcaaccatTTCGGCAAGGATCTTGTCCCATAACTGTACTCATCATTTAACCTGCAGTACTATAAGAAAGGAAATGCGTACCCAATCTTGAACGATCCCCACAACACACAGAGTATCTCTCAGTCTCCAGCCGACCACTCTCCCCTCTGACATATCGACCCCAGTGATAGGCCAGAATACTTTGATGCTTTGCTTGCCCATGGAGTTTGATGTCTGGTAATTTGAAAAGGGGTTCATAAGATGCACATGCCGAGCTGGTTGGTTTGATTTATTTATTGTTGCAGcaaaaagtggaggttgtTCAGGTGGGGTTCTCCTCTTGAATAAAAACTCGGCGGACAAATAAAGAAGAATTGTAAGAAGCCGAACCAAAGAATAAACAGATGTTTTCAAAAGGTCCATTTCGATAAGATATACCCAGAAAAAGGCTTTACTTCTACCCTTTCAGATTTCCCTCGGCTTCAACAGTCAACAtgcctcctctctcctctcccctcgTCCAAACGCAGCTGTCCACTCTCcaaatcctcatctccatgTACCCTTCTGAAACgactctctctccttccacggCTGTTCTCATGGAAGCTTTTGAATcgggggaaggagatggtgtcGAAATGTCAGAGCCATTAGAAGCAGAGCTCTACATCAAGGTTGacgaagaaagggaagaagaagttagGATTTTGATTTCCTTACCTACCATCGACGTCGACCTTGAAAACCGTCCGTCAAATACGCAAGCCGTCGGCGATGCCGAACTGACACCACATATCCATATTCGCCCTAAACAACCCACCTGGctctccaactcttcttACATGACCCTcctctcatcccttccttcaatatctcaggaagaagaaggaagcgaaTACATACTGACATCTATCGAACATATCCGAGAATCGCTCTTACCAAACCTCCCGAAAGAAGGGGTCGAAGAGAGTGATGGACAGGGGAAGAAacaggagatgaagagggatgAAGGCCCAGAGCATAGGGTTTGGTTCTGGTTTCCCACGTTATCgacaaaggagaagagaaatgaTATCGTTCAATATGCAGAGGAGATGGGCCTTACAGGATTTGTCCTTGCAGGTATGTATTCCTGTAATGTTCTCTCATTTTGAGTACATTGGTTAGCTCATAACTCTTTAAATGATAATTAACAGGTAAACCGGCCTTATTATGTGTAGAAGGCCCAGGATTGACAGTAGAACGGTACATGTCTCGAATCAAAAGTGAATCATGGTCCGACATCCCATCATACCAAAAGAAAGTACGCcgtccttctttctctccaatCACATATTCCGATATCTGATCACCCATTTCCCGCTTTCGATTGAATGGTGATTAGGTCACAGAACGTTTCCGTCGCCCGCTCATTCCCCCTGATCACCGTGTATTCTCAAAGATGACAGAAATAACCCACCTCATCCCGAAATATGGGCAGTACAACCATCGTGGCGAGATGAGTGAAGTCAGGCGGTTAATGGAAGAATGGGGGGTGGGCGAAGATTTCGGGGCGGTGGTGCTTAACAGCGGTGCTTGAAATGCAGACTGCAAATGTAGAAATTGTAAATCGTCATTCTATCCTACTGCAGTATAGCCCAGTATCATTTGTTGTATGGGGAATTGCGAGTATGGGGTGCATAGGCGAGGGGGTATCATTGCCTCAGGGGTATATGAAAAACCGAAAAACGACCAAAAACTATAATATCCAAAAACTCAAGCCTATACAAGCATGCCGCAAATAGGTCTTGGCAGATCATTCTATTCTCGGCTCATATACAGCGCGCTATGCTAATGCCATTCCCTCCTCACGTAGTGTAGACGGTCGCTCAATAACAAAGAGGGATGGATTTGATGGATTTAGAACCTCCTTCTCTGAGACTGACCGGCAGGCGAAGCCGAAGCGTAACCCTGCGGCACAGGCTGACCCTGTCCTGGCCTAGCAGGTGGACCTCGCATAGGAGGCGGATTTTGTCTATACGTCTGTGCTAGATTCATCGCCGGATGTCCGCCCGTGGGCTGCATAGGTGCGATGCTAGCGGGTGCAGAGGAGGCGATGCCGGGACCGAGGGCAGCCGATGCTGAGCGAGGACCCGGAGCAGGACCGACACGCTGTAAAGGGGGGGGGACGGGGCGGACGGCGGTAGATGCTGGGGATGTGAGGGTACTTgctggggaaggggagggtCCGGAAGCGTTGGGGTTGGCTCGCTTTTCGGCGGCTCGAAGAATCTCATCACTTTATCATTGTTAGCCTTGTCGATgatagaagaaggaagcttACTCGAGGAGGTTCAAGCATGCACAGCATACAACCCATTCAACACAATCCTCGTTACCAACACCCAACGTCTGCCAGACCTGCTTTTCGTCCTCTGTCCTCCCGGTGATAGACAGTCGAGTACCACCCCCCTTTTCAGGTGGATTCTTTGCAATCTTTCCAAACTATCATTTTCTGTCAGCACTCTCCGAATCATTCGTACGTATATGAAGTGAGTCGACCGACCTCTATCCTCTTTGGTGGAATCTGATGACCGGCATACTTGAAATAAAACATGGTCCAAAACTCGGCATTTGGGTTAGGCTTGCTGATCTGATACAATGGTGTATCGTCTTGATTCACAATCTTGTATATAGGACTCATCACACCTGTATTTTCAATCGTCCATCTCAGATCACGGGACGCTTCGCAGCGAACAGCATTGGGCGCTTGTTTATGCGAGACGCTaggaagagtggcggaAGAGTGACCGGCAgatgggcgaggaggagggaagagttTAGCTACGCAGAGGTCGccttgaggagaaggggtgAGGAGATAGTTGACTCGGTTCTGCAGGGTGTTAGCAGGATTTGAGATGATATAGCTATAGATAAGCGTACTTCTTCGGTATGTCTACCAGTGATGATCAGTGATGTTCCAATCTCTCCTTGGGCAGGTGCTTACAGGTAAGTATAAAGGATATGATTAGGTTGGCCTATCGTGCCGACATGACATGAGCTCGGGTTCAGCAAACAAAAGGAGCAATTACTAACCGTGGGGAGTGACGATCAAcgttggaagatgatttgGCATCGGCGCATGATGCGGAGATGTAAACCTGTGTATGTCTATATTAGCTTACAATTTATGAAAGACGAACAGAGGCCAATCGATGGGTTGTCCGGTGTAGACTTACACAGTATATATCGCTGTTGTCACCGTTTCAGTGATTTTGCCAGTCATTTTATGCCGGAACAAGCAGTAGAAAAGGTGCAGAATAGATGTTGAAAACGAGTTGCAAAGGACAagttgggagaagaagaggtgcgAATATGAGATGAAGCgtgaaaaaaagaggcATCAACACCGAGCTCCATCGACGAATGCCGCACTAGCTTTCCCGAAAAGTGGGGTGATGTATGACGAAGTGTCGTGATATAAGAAAGGACTCACCAGACATGTTTTGTCTCCACCCTTGTCTTCCTGTACGCCGTTGTCTTGTCTGGATTCCAAAGTACTTCTGTGAAGCGATTCGTTGTCGACAAACAGGAAACGTCTGTTGTTGCTGTGAAACAAGCGAACCAGGTGACTGAAAATCAACAATCGACGTGTGTGTTTCGTCTCGTCTGATGCGGAAGCCCCTCCTCCCAAAAATTCCCCTTTCGAGATATATGCGTTTGCAGCCTTATAATAGACAAGAGGTTGTTATTGAAATGTCAAGAATTGAAAGTAGAAAGATGCCAAGTATTTGTTTATTGTTTTGGAAAGTCGATATATGAATGGTGAGCGGATGGATAAGCGCAGCGCTGTCGCTTGAGCTTTTTgaccctttttttccttatTCGGGTGAGGGTAATTTGGTGGCTTTGTTTGGTTCTCCCCTGATGCGCTGGATGGATAAGT
This window harbors:
- a CDS encoding phosphatidylinositol glycan, class Q; translated protein: MNPFSNYQTSNSMGKQSIKVFWPITGVDMSEGRVVGWRLRDTLCVVGIVQDWLWDKILAEMVEEEYLVGLESIGRAGLDATKNTDANGKQYTFWVNKERIPLSCSNPIILVLYKPPDSSRLQYLIPSSPDLHLTVQDRHDPRYQLTIEDDQLSAVVDLINKTRHVQQLFRSLQMESVAEGKKKRKKQASFSSAPYFLFALDACAQTIIFLFSICIPCSSSLRALSTSADQLCARLEQSVRGPVRYLTTWNDGRINDRAARYNVIVTRYAETELTLRTRFWNTVWLVINDLILGYAAHNLIHQHSEWLSITTSTFFSAYVIDMPIQALKWLNDWPVGLKLNTPLSQFFCSTFTLLIQRWGDCVTPLLHSLLPQLIYLLSILSLTGFTTFLAVSHDMLNLLTLHLLFGYKVMRVVCGWQIDSLGGLWNLFRGKRWNVLRQRTDSYEYDIDQLFLGTLLFTVSAFLFPTVLSYTALFGLTSGLIFIICRVLEATRQAMNRFPLFEFVLWIKEPSRVPGSLNFTMQTISVGNEEKEIEDKSVMRVLVLKGTPKTLSDILFYQ
- a CDS encoding phosphatidylinositol glycan, class Q, variant, which produces MNPFSNYQTSNSMGKQSIKVFWPITGVDMSEGRVVGWRLRDTLCVVGIVQDWLWDKILAEMVEEEYLVGLESIGRAGLDATKNTDANGKQYTFWVNKERIPLSCSNPIILVLYKPPDSSRLQYLIPSSPDLHLTVQDRHDPRYQLTIEDDQLSAVVDLINKTRHVQQLFRSLQMESVAEGKKKRKKQASFSSAPYFLFALDACAQTIIFLFSICIPCSSSLRALSTSADQLCARLEQSVRGPVRYLTTWNDGRINDRAARYNVFWNTVWLVINDLILGYAAHNLIHQHSEWLSITTSTFFSAYVIDMPIQALKWLNDWPVGLKLNTPLSQFFCSTFTLLIQRWGDCVTPLLHSLLPQLIYLLSILSLTGFTTFLAVSHDMLNLLTLHLLFGYKVMRVVCGWQIDSLGGLWNLFRGKRWNVLRQRTDSYEYDIDQLFLGTLLFTVSAFLFPTVLSYTALFGLTSGLIFIICRVLEATRQAMNRFPLFEFVLWIKEPSRVPGSLNFTMQTISVGNEEKEIEDKSVMRVLVLKGTPKTLSDILFYQ